Proteins co-encoded in one Rhizobium sp. NZLR1 genomic window:
- a CDS encoding response regulator transcription factor yields the protein MTARPKIKVLLIDNHPLVLDGLKAVLDTFDHIEVAGTAGLAQTGLDIALQVQPQVVLMDINMPKLSGIDAIELFRNELPQTRVVMLSMHDSREYISSSVMHGAAGYVLKDVSTDEIVAAIETVAGGGTYFSSGVFDALMGERAEEGSDPLTPRERDTLGLIVAGRSNREIAEVLGISSATAETHRKNLKKKLGIATTAGLIRYALDHGIVPKVGVDPRLPTSG from the coding sequence ATGACGGCACGCCCGAAAATCAAGGTGCTGCTGATCGACAACCATCCGCTGGTGCTGGACGGGCTGAAAGCCGTGCTCGACACATTCGACCATATCGAAGTCGCCGGCACCGCCGGCTTGGCTCAAACCGGGCTCGACATCGCCCTGCAGGTTCAGCCGCAGGTGGTGCTGATGGATATCAACATGCCGAAGCTCAGCGGCATCGATGCGATCGAATTGTTCAGGAACGAACTTCCGCAAACTCGCGTCGTGATGCTCTCCATGCATGACAGCCGCGAGTATATTTCCTCGTCGGTCATGCATGGCGCCGCCGGCTACGTCCTCAAAGACGTCTCGACCGACGAGATCGTCGCAGCTATCGAAACCGTCGCCGGCGGCGGCACCTATTTCTCCTCCGGCGTCTTCGATGCGCTGATGGGCGAACGCGCGGAGGAGGGGAGCGATCCCTTGACGCCGCGTGAGCGCGACACTCTCGGGCTGATCGTTGCAGGCAGGAGCAACCGCGAGATCGCAGAGGTGCTGGGGATAAGCTCCGCCACGGCCGAAACACATCGCAAGAACCTCAAGAAAAAGCTCGGCATCGCAACGACAGCAGGTCTCATCCGCTATGCGCTCGACCACGGCATCGTCCCGAAAGTCGGCGTGGATCCGCGCCTACCCACTTCTGGGTAG
- a CDS encoding Lrp/AsnC family transcriptional regulator, translating into MEQLDRFDRDILDIVQRDCQLKAETIAERIGLSVSAVQRRLKRLREEGIIKAEVAVVDRKATGTSMVFIVGMEIERDNYDALAKFRLWAEKQDHIQQVYYVTGAVDLIAIITARDVEHYDDIAALIMAENAQIRRMHTNVVLRDVKLGLFVPLE; encoded by the coding sequence ATGGAACAGCTGGATCGTTTTGACCGTGACATTCTCGACATCGTTCAGCGTGACTGCCAGCTGAAGGCCGAAACGATTGCCGAACGGATCGGGTTGTCGGTCTCGGCCGTGCAGCGACGGTTGAAGCGGTTGCGCGAGGAAGGGATCATCAAGGCGGAGGTCGCCGTCGTCGACCGGAAGGCGACGGGAACATCGATGGTGTTCATCGTCGGGATGGAGATCGAGCGGGACAATTACGACGCACTGGCGAAGTTCCGCCTTTGGGCGGAGAAGCAGGATCATATCCAACAGGTCTATTACGTCACCGGCGCGGTCGATCTGATCGCCATCATTACCGCCCGCGACGTCGAGCACTATGACGACATCGCGGCTCTGATCATGGCGGAAAACGCGCAGATCCGCCGCATGCACACCAATGTCGTGCTGCGCGACGTCAAACTCGGCCTGTTCGTGCCCCTAGAATAG
- the mctP gene encoding sodium:solute symporter family protein yields MTTDINGQALAVFIFFFVLVTVMGFVASRWRKPETLAHIDEWGLGGRNFGTWITWFLVGGDFYTAYTVIAVPALVYTVGAYGFFALPYTIVVYPFVFMVMPVLWKRAKGFGYVTAADVVHGQYGSRGLELAVAATGVIATMPYIALQLVGMTAVLKALGLHGELPLAIAFIVLALYTYSAGLRAPALIAFVKDIMIYIVVIAAVALIPSKLGGYANVFASADAAFQAKGSGNLLLGGNQYVAYATLALGSALAAFMYPHTLTGIFASNSGKTIRKNAIMLPAYTLLLGLLALLGYMGHAANLKLDSANDVVPTLFKTLFSGWFSGFAFAAIAIGALVPAAVMSIGAANLFTRNFWKAYVDPKVSDAGEAKVAKITSLVVKVGALLVIIFLPTQFALDLQLLGGIWILQTLPALVFGLYTNWFRAPALLAGWFVGFCGGTFLVWDAGWKPLHMISLGGEPFTVYTGLLALAANIAVAVVLNALLPAKVPARA; encoded by the coding sequence ATGACGACTGATATCAACGGCCAGGCGCTTGCCGTCTTCATCTTCTTCTTCGTCCTCGTCACGGTCATGGGCTTCGTCGCCAGCCGCTGGCGCAAGCCCGAGACGCTCGCCCATATCGATGAATGGGGCCTCGGCGGCCGCAACTTCGGCACCTGGATCACCTGGTTCCTCGTCGGCGGCGATTTCTATACCGCCTATACGGTGATCGCCGTCCCGGCGCTGGTCTATACGGTCGGCGCCTACGGCTTCTTCGCGCTGCCCTACACCATCGTCGTCTACCCCTTCGTCTTCATGGTCATGCCGGTTCTGTGGAAACGCGCCAAAGGGTTCGGTTATGTGACGGCTGCCGACGTCGTCCACGGCCAATACGGATCGCGCGGCCTCGAACTCGCCGTCGCGGCAACGGGCGTCATCGCCACCATGCCCTACATCGCCCTCCAGCTCGTCGGTATGACTGCGGTCCTGAAGGCGCTCGGGCTGCATGGCGAATTGCCGCTCGCGATCGCCTTCATCGTGCTGGCGCTCTATACCTATTCGGCGGGCCTGCGCGCGCCGGCCCTGATCGCCTTTGTCAAGGACATCATGATCTACATCGTGGTGATCGCAGCCGTCGCACTGATCCCGTCGAAGCTCGGCGGCTACGCCAATGTCTTCGCCTCGGCCGATGCGGCCTTCCAGGCCAAGGGCTCCGGCAACCTGCTGCTCGGCGGCAATCAATATGTCGCCTATGCCACGCTGGCGCTGGGTTCGGCGCTTGCCGCCTTCATGTATCCGCATACGCTGACAGGCATCTTTGCCTCCAACAGCGGCAAGACGATCCGCAAGAACGCGATCATGCTGCCCGCCTATACGCTGCTGCTCGGTCTTCTGGCACTGCTCGGCTATATGGGTCATGCCGCCAATCTGAAGCTCGACAGTGCCAATGATGTCGTTCCGACCCTGTTCAAGACGCTGTTTTCGGGCTGGTTCTCCGGCTTCGCCTTTGCGGCGATCGCCATCGGCGCGCTGGTGCCGGCGGCGGTGATGAGCATTGGTGCCGCCAATCTCTTCACCCGCAACTTCTGGAAAGCCTATGTCGATCCGAAGGTCAGCGATGCGGGAGAGGCGAAGGTCGCAAAGATCACCTCGTTGGTGGTGAAGGTCGGTGCGCTGCTCGTCATCATCTTCCTGCCGACGCAGTTCGCACTCGACCTGCAGCTGCTCGGCGGCATCTGGATCCTGCAGACACTTCCGGCCCTGGTCTTCGGCCTTTACACCAACTGGTTTCGAGCACCCGCTCTGCTGGCCGGTTGGTTCGTCGGCTTCTGCGGCGGCACCTTCCTGGTCTGGGATGCCGGTTGGAAACCGCTGCATATGATCAGCCTCGGCGGCGAGCCCTTCACCGTCTACACGGGACTGCTGGCGCTTGCGGCAAACATCGCGGTCGCAGTCGTGCTCAATGCCCTGCTTCCGGCCAAGGTTCCGGCCCGGGCGTGA
- a CDS encoding DUF3311 domain-containing protein: MEKPRSKAALWLLIIPYIGLLWPAFYNVREPSLFGFPFFYWYQLLWVPITATLTWIAYRSTRHDD; encoded by the coding sequence ATGGAAAAACCACGTAGCAAGGCAGCGCTCTGGCTGCTGATCATTCCGTATATAGGCCTGCTCTGGCCGGCATTTTACAATGTCCGCGAGCCGTCCCTTTTCGGCTTTCCGTTCTTCTACTGGTATCAGCTTCTCTGGGTGCCGATCACCGCGACGCTAACCTGGATCGCTTATCGGAGCACCCGCCATGACGACTGA
- a CDS encoding cache domain-containing protein, which yields MTLRHQIIALAIVPLVISILAITTFITWQSANLAKNSIDTFEQNMLKTKEAEILNLTNLALSAIQTIYDKAGADDEAAKEQVAAILTSLDYGKDGYFFVYDYDGNNIVHPRQSFRHGHNWLDLTDPDGDKVIAELIATARAGGGLHQYKWQKPSTGQIADKLSFVVSLDKWRWVVGTGVYLDDVFAQSAAANKVMRVNIRRTFVIVALIAVPSVLVVFTTCMLLTFHERRMADSRLKALTQRVIDTQEEERARLARELHDGISQNLVGVRYAMDLAGRKVRTNVDDAALTIDRGVEALNGAIKEIRRLSHDLRPRVLDDLGLKAALEALCYNFAERTGIETEIDASAFTDRLKAEANTALYRVAQEAFNNVERHAGASRLTVKLWSDGGRARMTISDNGTGFDGSKDGASGRAGLGLRNMQERMAHFRGLLLINSSEAGTTLTAMMPRSANLAAGKQAEAA from the coding sequence TTGACGTTACGACACCAGATCATCGCGTTGGCGATCGTCCCGCTCGTCATCTCGATCCTTGCGATCACCACCTTTATCACCTGGCAATCGGCAAATCTCGCCAAGAACAGCATCGACACGTTCGAGCAGAACATGCTGAAGACCAAGGAAGCCGAGATCCTCAATCTGACCAACCTTGCGCTGTCGGCCATCCAGACGATCTATGACAAGGCCGGGGCCGACGACGAGGCCGCCAAGGAGCAGGTGGCCGCGATCCTGACCTCGCTCGACTACGGCAAGGATGGATATTTCTTCGTCTACGACTATGACGGCAACAATATCGTCCACCCGCGCCAGAGCTTCCGGCATGGGCACAATTGGCTCGATCTCACCGATCCGGATGGCGACAAGGTCATCGCCGAACTGATCGCCACCGCGCGAGCGGGCGGCGGCCTGCATCAGTACAAATGGCAAAAGCCATCGACCGGACAGATCGCCGACAAACTATCCTTCGTCGTCAGTCTCGACAAGTGGCGCTGGGTCGTCGGCACCGGCGTCTATCTCGATGACGTCTTTGCCCAGAGTGCCGCCGCCAACAAGGTGATGCGCGTCAACATAAGACGGACCTTCGTCATCGTCGCGCTGATCGCCGTGCCTTCGGTGCTCGTCGTGTTCACCACCTGCATGCTGCTGACCTTCCACGAGCGCCGCATGGCCGATAGCCGGCTCAAGGCGCTGACGCAGCGGGTCATCGACACCCAGGAAGAAGAGCGCGCGCGGCTTGCCCGCGAACTACATGACGGCATTTCCCAAAATCTCGTCGGCGTGCGCTATGCGATGGATCTCGCCGGCCGCAAGGTCAGGACCAATGTCGACGATGCGGCGCTGACCATCGACCGCGGCGTCGAGGCGCTGAACGGCGCCATCAAGGAGATCAGGCGGCTCTCGCACGACCTGCGCCCACGCGTGCTCGACGACCTCGGCCTGAAGGCGGCGCTTGAGGCGCTCTGCTACAATTTCGCCGAGCGGACAGGAATCGAGACGGAAATCGACGCTTCCGCGTTCACCGACAGGCTGAAAGCCGAAGCCAACACCGCACTTTATCGCGTCGCACAGGAAGCATTCAACAATGTCGAGCGCCATGCGGGCGCCTCCCGGCTTACGGTCAAGCTCTGGAGCGACGGCGGCCGCGCCCGCATGACCATCTCCGACAACGGCACCGGCTTCGACGGCAGCAAGGACGGCGCCTCAGGCAGAGCGGGACTCGGCCTGCGCAACATGCAGGAGCGGATGGCACATTTCCGCGGTCTGTTGTTGATCAACAGCAGCGAGGCCGGCACGACGCTGACGGCCATGATGCCGAGATCGGCCAATCTTGCCGCCGGCAAGCAGGCGGAAGCCGCATGA
- a CDS encoding methyl-accepting chemotaxis protein, with product MDTIKSFGIAMRLALGFSFLIVLMAGLSIYSAVQVDEINSNLGTINDVNSVKQRFAINYRGSVHDRAIAIRDVTLVTSADERKAAEALIEKLAATYAENEKRMADMVASPAGATDQEKTILGDIADIQAKTNPLVAQIIALQEKGDGDAARKILLEQARPAFISWLGAINKFIDYQEALNKSIGGEVRSTASGFKPIVLTALGIAALLSIIAAAITARTIVGPLAKLQLSLKAMAEGNLDGDRRLEARGDEIGKLARAVAGLRDAISTKAEREADTEAKRAVAERHRLEQDADERRTLAEQTDRAVGQLGDALQALADGDLTQQIDTPFIPSLEKLRADFNTAVEKLRAAMQKVAQNASAIAAGAQEIRSSSDDLAKRTEQQAASVEETAAALEEITTTVADSSNKAQEAGQLVRKTKDSAERSGSVVRGAVDAMGKIESSATEIGSIIGVIDEIAFQTNLLALNAGVEAARAGEAGKGFAVVAQEVRELAQRSAKAAKEIKELINASNGHVKNGVALVGETGKALQEIVAQVQQVDGNVGAIVGASQEQATGLKEINTAVNRMDQGTQQNAAMVEEATAAAHNLAKEADALFQLLGQFSIGGAVVSKRSTQPAAAAQHAQPVSSPARQMIAKVGRSFQRSAGQGNAAQGNAALAGDWEEF from the coding sequence ATGGATACTATTAAAAGTTTCGGGATCGCGATGCGTCTCGCTCTTGGCTTCAGCTTCCTGATTGTGCTGATGGCCGGCCTGAGCATCTACTCGGCGGTACAGGTCGATGAGATCAACAGCAACCTTGGAACGATCAACGACGTCAACAGCGTCAAGCAGCGGTTTGCCATCAACTATCGCGGCAGCGTGCACGATCGGGCGATTGCCATTCGCGACGTCACTCTGGTGACCTCTGCCGATGAACGCAAAGCGGCCGAGGCATTGATCGAAAAGCTGGCCGCCACCTACGCCGAGAATGAAAAGCGCATGGCGGATATGGTTGCATCTCCGGCAGGTGCGACGGATCAGGAAAAGACCATTCTGGGCGACATCGCCGACATACAGGCGAAAACCAATCCTTTGGTCGCTCAGATCATTGCGCTGCAGGAAAAGGGCGATGGCGACGCGGCCCGCAAGATCCTGCTCGAACAGGCAAGACCGGCCTTCATTTCCTGGCTGGGCGCCATCAACAAATTCATCGATTATCAGGAAGCACTGAACAAATCGATTGGTGGCGAGGTTCGCAGCACGGCAAGCGGCTTCAAGCCGATCGTGCTGACGGCGTTGGGTATCGCGGCTCTTCTTTCGATCATTGCGGCTGCGATTACCGCGCGTACGATCGTCGGCCCGCTGGCAAAATTGCAGCTTTCGTTGAAAGCGATGGCGGAGGGCAATCTCGACGGCGATCGTCGCCTCGAAGCGCGAGGTGATGAGATCGGCAAGCTTGCGCGCGCTGTGGCCGGCTTGCGTGACGCCATTTCGACAAAGGCCGAACGGGAAGCTGACACGGAAGCCAAGCGGGCTGTCGCAGAACGGCATCGGCTCGAACAGGATGCCGATGAACGCCGCACTCTTGCCGAGCAGACCGACCGGGCTGTCGGCCAGCTTGGCGATGCATTGCAGGCGCTGGCCGACGGCGACCTCACACAGCAGATCGACACGCCGTTCATCCCGTCTCTGGAAAAGCTCAGAGCCGACTTCAATACCGCTGTCGAAAAGCTCCGCGCCGCCATGCAGAAGGTTGCTCAGAACGCAAGTGCGATCGCCGCCGGCGCACAGGAGATCCGATCTTCGTCGGATGATCTCGCCAAGCGGACCGAACAGCAGGCCGCATCCGTTGAGGAAACCGCTGCTGCGCTCGAGGAAATCACCACCACTGTCGCCGACTCGAGCAACAAGGCCCAGGAAGCAGGGCAGCTCGTTCGCAAGACGAAGGACAGCGCGGAGCGTTCGGGCAGCGTCGTCCGGGGTGCGGTCGACGCGATGGGCAAGATCGAATCCTCCGCTACTGAAATCGGAAGCATCATCGGTGTCATCGATGAAATCGCCTTCCAGACCAACCTGCTTGCGTTGAATGCCGGTGTCGAAGCCGCCCGCGCCGGTGAAGCAGGCAAGGGTTTTGCCGTCGTTGCCCAGGAGGTGCGCGAATTGGCGCAACGTTCCGCCAAGGCTGCAAAGGAAATCAAAGAGCTGATCAACGCATCGAACGGCCACGTGAAAAACGGCGTCGCCTTGGTCGGCGAGACCGGAAAAGCCTTGCAAGAGATCGTCGCACAAGTGCAGCAGGTCGACGGCAATGTCGGCGCTATTGTCGGCGCTTCGCAAGAGCAGGCAACGGGTCTGAAGGAGATCAACACCGCTGTCAACAGGATGGATCAGGGCACGCAGCAGAACGCAGCCATGGTGGAAGAAGCGACGGCCGCCGCCCATAACCTCGCCAAGGAAGCCGACGCGCTGTTCCAGCTCCTAGGCCAGTTCAGCATCGGGGGCGCGGTGGTATCGAAGCGCTCAACGCAGCCCGCTGCCGCGGCACAACATGCTCAGCCGGTGTCCTCGCCGGCGCGCCAGATGATTGCCAAGGTAGGCAGGTCGTTTCAGCGAAGCGCGGGCCAGGGAAATGCGGCCCAGGGGAACGCAGCATTGGCCGGCGATTGGGAAGAGTTTTAA
- a CDS encoding transporter substrate-binding domain-containing protein, which produces MKLLPTLFAGVALALSAVTAQAEVRFGVMNESYPPFFAKDASGEWHGWEIDLMNAVCDEMKEKCSIVEISWDGLIPALQSKKFDVIWSSMSNTAERSKVIDFTDKYYNTPSTLIGPKDQKPGATAEDVKGKTIGIQVSTIQSEYYKKYFAGAAEEKTYQTLDEAFQDLASGRIDYVFGDSLALDAFLKSDGGKDCCAKMGDVADDKEILGAGVSGGLRKEDTALKAKLNAAIAAVRANGQYDAINKKYFDFDIYGAK; this is translated from the coding sequence ATGAAACTGCTCCCCACGCTTTTCGCCGGCGTTGCACTTGCGCTTTCCGCCGTCACGGCACAGGCCGAAGTCCGCTTCGGCGTCATGAACGAATCCTATCCGCCCTTCTTCGCCAAGGATGCCTCTGGTGAGTGGCACGGATGGGAAATCGATCTGATGAACGCCGTCTGCGACGAGATGAAGGAGAAATGCTCAATCGTCGAGATTTCCTGGGATGGTCTCATTCCAGCTCTCCAGAGCAAGAAGTTCGATGTGATCTGGTCGTCGATGTCGAACACCGCCGAACGCTCGAAGGTGATCGATTTCACCGACAAATATTACAATACGCCGAGCACACTGATCGGCCCCAAGGACCAGAAGCCGGGCGCCACTGCCGAGGACGTGAAGGGCAAGACGATTGGCATCCAGGTGTCGACGATCCAGTCGGAATATTACAAGAAGTATTTTGCAGGCGCTGCCGAGGAAAAGACCTACCAGACGCTCGACGAGGCTTTCCAGGATCTCGCCTCCGGCCGCATCGACTACGTCTTCGGTGATTCACTGGCGCTCGACGCTTTCCTGAAAAGCGATGGCGGCAAAGATTGCTGCGCCAAGATGGGTGATGTCGCCGACGACAAGGAGATTCTCGGAGCCGGCGTTTCGGGCGGGTTGCGCAAGGAAGACACGGCGCTGAAAGCCAAGCTGAATGCGGCGATCGCTGCCGTTCGCGCCAACGGTCAGTATGACGCCATCAACAAGAAATACTTCGATTTCGATATCTACGGCGCGAAGTAA
- a CDS encoding ATP-binding cassette domain-containing protein: MSDQPFPALRVEDLHKSFGSQQVLKGISTEAHKSDVISIIGSSGSGKSTFLRCINFLETPDRGRIAVNGEEVALKIGRGGRLQPQSWRQIERLRTGLGMVFQSFNLWAHRTVLENVIEAPVHVMGISKREAIEKAEALLHKVGLFDKRDAYPAFLSGGQQQRAAIARALCVDPAVMLFDEPTSALDPELVGEVLKVIRDLAEEGRTMLIVTHEMRFARDVSSRVLYLHQGRIEEEGPPEQVFGAPVSARCREFTRLSAH; encoded by the coding sequence ATGTCGGATCAACCCTTTCCTGCTCTTCGCGTCGAAGATCTCCATAAAAGCTTCGGCTCGCAACAGGTCCTCAAGGGTATCTCGACGGAGGCCCACAAGTCTGATGTGATTTCGATCATCGGCTCGTCCGGCTCCGGCAAGAGCACCTTCCTCCGATGCATCAATTTCCTGGAAACGCCGGATCGCGGCCGCATTGCGGTGAACGGCGAGGAAGTCGCGCTGAAAATCGGTCGCGGCGGCCGGCTGCAGCCGCAGAGCTGGCGGCAGATCGAACGGCTGCGGACAGGGCTCGGCATGGTCTTTCAGAGTTTCAATCTCTGGGCCCATCGCACCGTGCTGGAAAACGTCATCGAGGCGCCAGTGCACGTCATGGGCATTTCAAAGCGCGAGGCGATCGAAAAGGCCGAAGCCCTGCTCCACAAGGTCGGGCTCTTTGACAAGCGCGACGCCTATCCCGCCTTCCTGTCCGGCGGCCAGCAGCAGCGCGCGGCGATTGCGAGGGCGCTCTGCGTCGATCCCGCCGTCATGCTGTTCGACGAGCCGACATCGGCGCTCGATCCGGAGCTGGTCGGCGAGGTTCTCAAAGTCATCCGCGATCTTGCGGAAGAAGGCCGGACCATGCTGATCGTCACGCATGAAATGCGCTTTGCCCGGGATGTTTCGAGCCGAGTTCTCTACCTGCATCAGGGACGGATCGAGGAAGAAGGTCCGCCGGAACAAGTTTTCGGGGCGCCGGTCAGTGCCCGCTGTCGGGAGTTCACCCGTCTCAGCGCCCATTGA
- a CDS encoding ABC transporter permease, with the protein MQSIESTALEPTKSEMAGLSTGQKIGRLIPVYGLVILTVGLIVIFSILLPDTFPTVLNVRSIVSDKAIIALLSLAAMIPMASGRIDLTVGYGIVLWHILAISLQTAYGLPWPVAVIIVLALGVLTGFINGLLVEVAKIDSFIATLGTGTVLYALALWHTGGRQVVGVLPEGFYALNGTMLFGLPITGFYVLLIAICMWVVLEYLPIGRYLYAIGANPKAAALNGIPVRKFVIGAFVTSGLLAALTGVLLASKLRIGQASVGLEYLLPALVGAFLGSTTIKPGRVNVWGTLIGVIILAVGISGIQQFGGSFFVEPLFNGVTLLIAIGIAGYAQRKRGAVRRITPASK; encoded by the coding sequence ATGCAATCCATTGAATCCACCGCGCTGGAGCCAACCAAGAGCGAAATGGCCGGCCTGTCCACAGGCCAGAAGATCGGACGCCTGATCCCGGTCTACGGGCTGGTGATCCTGACCGTCGGCCTGATCGTGATCTTCTCGATCCTTCTGCCGGATACGTTCCCCACCGTGCTGAACGTTCGCTCGATTGTCTCAGACAAGGCAATCATCGCGCTTCTGTCGCTCGCCGCGATGATCCCGATGGCATCGGGCCGCATCGATCTGACCGTTGGCTACGGCATCGTGCTCTGGCATATTCTCGCCATCAGCCTGCAGACCGCTTATGGCCTGCCCTGGCCGGTCGCCGTGATCATCGTTCTGGCGCTCGGCGTCCTCACCGGCTTCATCAACGGGCTGTTGGTCGAAGTCGCAAAGATCGACAGCTTCATCGCCACGCTCGGTACGGGAACGGTTCTCTACGCGCTTGCCCTCTGGCACACCGGCGGGCGGCAGGTGGTCGGCGTCTTGCCGGAGGGTTTCTATGCGCTGAATGGCACCATGCTGTTCGGCCTGCCGATCACCGGCTTCTACGTGCTGCTGATCGCCATCTGCATGTGGGTCGTGCTCGAATACCTGCCGATCGGCCGCTATCTCTACGCCATCGGCGCCAATCCCAAGGCGGCAGCCCTCAATGGCATTCCGGTCCGCAAATTCGTGATCGGCGCATTCGTCACCTCAGGCCTGCTGGCAGCGCTGACCGGGGTCCTTCTCGCCTCGAAGCTGCGCATCGGCCAGGCCAGCGTCGGCCTCGAATATCTGCTACCGGCGCTTGTCGGCGCATTTCTCGGATCGACGACGATCAAGCCGGGGCGGGTGAACGTCTGGGGCACTTTGATCGGCGTCATCATTCTGGCGGTCGGCATATCCGGAATTCAGCAATTCGGCGGGTCGTTCTTCGTCGAGCCGCTGTTCAACGGCGTAACCCTGCTGATTGCGATCGGCATAGCAGGGTATGCCCAGCGCAAGCGCGGAGCTGTGAGGAGGATCACACCCGCATCCAAATGA
- a CDS encoding substrate-binding domain-containing protein has translation MKRRTLLQATVATVAVMLSMPALADSMADAKAVVDKYASKVSAWDGPTSGPKGASGKNIVILAGDMKNGGILGVVNGVQEAAGALGWTVKALDGAGSIGGRTAAFGQAMALKPDGIIINGFDAVEQKPAMEAAKAAGIPMVSWHAASAVGPVPEVGVFANVTTDAMEVSKSAADWAFVDAGGKPGVIIFTDSTYAIAIAKADRMKKEIEDLGGTVLEYVDTPIAETSQRMPQLTTSLLQKYGAKWTHSLAINDLYYDFMGPSLASAGIAGDGKPVNVAAGDGSESAYQRIRAKQFQAVTVAEPLNLQGWQLVDELNRAFAGVPWSGYVSPLHVVTSANVEFDGGPKNSFDPDNGYRDQYKKVWGK, from the coding sequence ATGAAGCGCAGAACATTATTGCAGGCAACGGTCGCAACCGTCGCCGTTATGCTCAGCATGCCGGCATTGGCCGATTCGATGGCCGACGCCAAGGCGGTGGTGGACAAGTATGCTTCCAAGGTAAGCGCCTGGGATGGCCCGACGAGCGGCCCCAAGGGCGCCAGCGGAAAGAACATCGTCATTCTGGCCGGCGACATGAAGAATGGCGGCATTCTCGGCGTGGTCAATGGCGTTCAGGAAGCGGCGGGCGCGCTGGGGTGGACGGTCAAGGCGCTTGACGGCGCCGGTTCGATCGGCGGGCGGACCGCGGCGTTCGGCCAGGCGATGGCCCTGAAGCCGGATGGCATCATCATCAACGGCTTCGACGCGGTCGAGCAGAAGCCGGCGATGGAAGCGGCCAAGGCGGCCGGTATTCCAATGGTTTCCTGGCACGCCGCCTCGGCTGTCGGCCCCGTTCCCGAAGTCGGCGTCTTCGCTAACGTGACGACCGATGCGATGGAAGTATCGAAGTCTGCGGCCGATTGGGCCTTCGTCGACGCAGGCGGCAAGCCTGGCGTCATCATCTTTACCGACTCCACCTATGCGATCGCGATCGCCAAGGCCGACCGCATGAAGAAGGAGATCGAGGATCTCGGCGGCACGGTGCTCGAATATGTCGACACGCCGATTGCCGAAACCTCTCAGCGCATGCCGCAATTGACCACGTCGCTGCTGCAGAAGTATGGCGCCAAGTGGACGCATTCTCTGGCGATCAACGACCTCTATTACGACTTCATGGGGCCTTCGCTCGCTTCAGCCGGCATTGCCGGCGACGGAAAACCGGTGAACGTTGCAGCAGGCGATGGTTCGGAGAGCGCCTATCAACGTATCCGCGCCAAGCAGTTTCAGGCCGTCACGGTCGCCGAGCCGCTCAACCTCCAGGGCTGGCAGCTCGTCGACGAGCTTAACCGCGCCTTTGCGGGCGTTCCGTGGTCGGGTTACGTGTCGCCACTGCATGTGGTGACCAGCGCCAACGTCGAGTTCGACGGCGGACCGAAGAACAGCTTCGATCCCGATAACGGCTATCGCGATCAATACAAGAAAGTCTGGGGCAAATAA